The DNA region aaaatttgctaagagggtaGCTCTTCTGTTAACTGCTTTTGCTGTCAAAAGATGATAAAATAGTAAATAAGAGGGTGGAAGAAAATTTTGGAGGTGATGGGTAAGTTTATGGCGTGTACTGTGGTATCACTTTCACGGTGTACAGTTATGACCAAACTCACCGAGTTGTCGACATGAAACATGTATGGCTTTTTGTATGTCAATCATGCCTCAAATAAGTGGTTTTTAAAGAAGACAGCCTGCTGAATCACTGTCAACGTTCACGTTTTTACATGACAGCACTTTCTGCCATTCAGAATCCTGAAATGGGTCGTGGaccagaaaaaaagacatttgtagGACAATTGGGAAAATGTGAATGAGGCCTAAAGATAGGTTCAAAGTATTCTATTACTATTAATCCTCGCGCTGATCATCTCACTGTGGATCATAAGATATTAACACACAaggaagctgggtgaagggtatAAGGGAACTCTGTGTATTATTTTTGCAACCTTCCCCCAAATCTAGACTTCTATCAAAATCGAAAGTtgataatagggcttccctggtggctcaatgataaagaatccgcctgccaatgcaggggacacaggttccttCCCTGATCCcaagaggatcccacatgcctcggagaaACATGCGCCAcatctattgagcctgtgcctagagcccaggagccacaacgactgagcccacacgcccagagcctgtgctccgaaacCAGAGGAATCACCACAGTGAGAATCCCACGCACCGTAAGTAGAGGGCagcccccactcacagcaactagagaaaagcctgcccagccacgaagacccagcaccgccaaaaataaatataaataaatgagctTTTTAAACAGTTAGTAATAATTTGTAGAAGGACAGCATTTTAAATCCAGCTTCCCCGTAAATCTTCATCTCCAGCATTGCTAAAATAATTTCAATCCCAGCCCTGAAGGCAAATTTTAAGTTACTCTCACAGCCAATGCTGATCAACTCTTTGCTTCGGGAAAAACAAAAGGCAGCAAAACACAGCATTCACTCAGTGAGCACTGTCTGAGCTCCTACTGTATGCTGGCTCCCAGCTGCGGCTAAGCGCTGCAGTCTTCCTCCAAGCCCACCTGGGAAAGGTCCACCAAGAAGGGCACTCCTTTTATTTTAGGCATGACTGATTTAGAGCAAAGAGTGACTTCTGGGAATTTTCCaaaggaaataattcaaaatgtgGACAAATCCTTATGTACAAAAGACACTCACCAATGCATGACTTCAAAGGGTAAAAATTTGGAAATACCTCGGTGTCCAACAATGGGAGAATTGTCACGCAAACTATGATTCAGTGTCTGCAGCGAATACAGTCATTATGTggggaaatgttaaaaaaaaaaaggcgaggtGGGGGATAGAGAGGGAACCAACATTGTATACATTGCAGGGGTTTCAGCAGTGAGGAAATAtgtcaaattgccagcattacTGTGGGAACTGGGTGTTTCctgcattttgtaattttttttttttttttgtagttttctataaaagacagagaaagggcagcggattacttttaaaaatcagacggGGGTGCAGAGGTGGGCTTCCAGGCCATCAGTGGGACAGTTTCAACAGCTCCTCTCCCAGAGAGGGTGGGCAGGATATCAGGTAGGCAGTGCCAGGGACCCgggtgtggccagaacactggcTCCTGGGGGAAGGGCAGAACCAACACATCGTCTATTTTCTTCCAGCCGTGCCTGCTTCTCCCACTTTCCCAAGCACGTGCTCACAGGAGGCGCTGGCACCCAAGCGAGACCCGTGACAGCTTTCCGACGCGTTCTATGCAGAGGGGACCGCTGGACAGGAGGCGGACCATCACAAACAGACTTCAGacagggctggaggagggaggggagggaatcTCCCAGCTGGGAAAGCATCCCCAGGAAACCATCTTCAGGGGGAAAAGTCACAGGAGCTGAGGCCAAGTGCCAAAGGAAACGTGAAAAGAGGCCCTGGGTTAATTCATACATCAAGGCGGCCTGGCTCAgtcattcactcagcaaacaaGTACTCCGGGGCCTGCTTGTTGACAAGGCAGGGCGCTGCTCTGAAAGGCGCAGGcacaagaggaggaggagggaggggggctgtGGATGCAGAAGCAGTTTGCTTTCAGCTCAGGACTCAAGAGGAAGGCCCCGCTCCTGAGGCTGGCGAGGACACCTCTTCCACTAACAATCTGCACTGACGGGCGGGGGCGGTAGCAGCATTGGAGGGAATTCCCGACACCTCTCAGCCATTCAGTGAACCCCCTGATGGGTGGCGCGGTCCTTACAGTAAAGCCGCTCCTCGGAGATCAGGGCTGGGGATCGGAGACATCCCCCTCCGCCGCCGCCCCCACGGGGAGAGGCGCGCCAAGCGCTGCCCCTCGATCGCACTCTGGGTCGCCGGCGAGCAGACGTCGCGAGCTCACCGAGGTAACGGGCCCGCAGCGCGACGTGCTGAGAAGATAGTAAGTGCCAGGGGGTCTGGCGAGGACCCCGAGGACGCGGACCTCTCCCCAGGCCGGGGCCCTGTCCCGTGGGGCGGCCGGCGGCTAGGCGGCGTTGGAAGGGCGATGAGCCAGGATCGGCAATGACCACCGTGAATCCGCTCCGCCTGGAGGCAGACGATGGCTAAAACGGCCTCTGAGAAGATGTCAATTACAAGAACAAAAATCTCAACCCAGAAGCGCAAGACCTTCATAAAGCGACGCAGGGGGTCATATTATATCCCCTCCTCCCGAATCGCGGGGAGACTTACCTCCCAGGAAGCGACCCGACTGTTGGGTAGAACGCACCAATCCACGGATGGAGACGAGGTCGTGGGTCATCAAGCCCGGCCGAGATGCACCAAGTAATCCACGGTAGAGGGTCCGGAGGCCCCGTCCCCATTTCCATCCAAGGCCCAAAGCGCCGGCAGTCCCCGCGGAGATCGCGCGCGGGTTCGCCGGCCCGGGCTCCCCAGCTGCGCCCCGCCGACCCCGACGATCACAGCCCGTCTCCCCGCGCTCGGAGAGCACCCAGCCCGGACGCAgctgttcatctttttcttcacTGCGTATCACCAGCGCGACCCCAGGAATCCCCGCCGGGAACCCCTCTGCCAAGCCCGGAAAAGCACAAGGGGCAGAGGCACTCTGGGCCTCGCGTCTACAGGTGCGCGGGGCCCGGGTGGTGCGGGGCGGGCGCCCAGCGGGCAAGAGAGACGCCGGTAAGAAGCGCCGAGCCACAGCCGCCCGCTGCAGGGTAAACGCTCTCATAACCGCAGCTCCGCGCTCGCGCCACCGCGCGCTCTACCCGTGGCCAGACCTTCGGCCCTTATATAGCGGCcgcggccggggcggggcgggcggagcGCGCgaagggggcggggcggggccgaaCTGCTTCCCGGGAGATGGAGTTCTGTCTAAAAgccccagatgctgggaaagattgaaggcgagaggagaaggggacgacagaggatgagatggttgaatggcatcactgactcaatggacatgagtttgagcaagctctgggaattggtgatggacagggaggcctggcgtgctgcagtccacgaggtcgcaaagagtcggacacgactgagcgaccaggCTGGGATTCCAGCCTCACTGTCAGCTCCCTTAGGTGCAGGCCGGCCTTTGTGCATAAAGTGGGACCCGTGTGCGCGCTTAGTCCCCCAGTCACGTGTGACTCCCTCCCACGCTATGGGAGGGAGTAGCCCGCCATGTAgctcgccagcctcctctgtccatgggattctccagggaagaatactggagcgggttgccatttcttcctccaggggatctcgttgactcagggattgaatccgagtctcctacattgacaggcggattctttcccactgagccacctaggaagcccataagGTGGGACATGCCAAGCTAAATTCTGCCCAGGGTGACCCCCACCCCCTGGTAACCCTGCAGTCAGACAAACCTAGCTAGTCGCAGCCGTGTTTGCCATCAGTGAGCTGCTGTGTGACCATCGGGCTGCAGTTAGCATGTTTGTTCCCTTTCACAGGGCTGCAGAGGGATGTGATCCTACAGGGTAGACTTATCCCCCGATCCCTGACCTTAAGTGATAAACCACTTGCCACCCTGAGGCCCTTCTAGATTAAAATTCTGGAGCTGTCACTGCCCGTTGTCATTCAGGCTCCGATTTCTGCAGTAGCCTCTCCTTCATTCAACACTTGCATATTTGCACTGGGGGGAGAAAAGCAGGAGTCAGGCCAGAGGAGGCCAGAGTTATCCTGATAACAGCAGGGGCATTAAAGAGACTGTATGGACCGTGggcagggtttcccaggtggcacagtggtgaagaatcctcctgccgatgcaggagatgcaggagactcgggtcggatccctgggtcaggaagatcccctagagcaggaaatggcaacccactccattattcttgcctggaaaatcccatggatagaggagcctggtgggctacagtccgtggggccacagaaagtcagacacggctgagcaacagagcacacacacatggatcACAAGCATCTAACCAGTCTGGGGGCAATAGCCAGGGGTCCAGAGGACCTGCGTCTGACCTGGTTCTGGAAGGAATGGTGAGGAAATAGCTAAACAAAAAgacacagagggacttccctggtggtccagcggttaagactctgtgtttccaatgcaggggccacgggttccatccctggtctgggaaatgaAATCCCACAGGCCCTGGGGGCacagccaaaagattttttttaagaaaaaaggaagtaaaaaatagAGGATGATGTAGAAGTGACTAAGGCAAAGGCTAAGATGTAGGAAAAAGGCACATGCAAGGGAGATAACCAGGAAGGAAAGCAGCATAGCTACACTCTTCTGCTTGAGGACATCAGTACAGGTGCGAGGCAGCATCACTCCAGGTAAGACGcagctgcccgctcctctcccaTGAGGGCAAGAAGCTGCTTGACCCAGAACCCACACTTCCCCAAGAATGCAGTGGCTTCAGAAAGCCCCAGGCACCCAGGTACGACAGCCCAAGCTGACAGAAGGCTTGGGACCCATCTAAGAACATGCCTTTCTCTTTTGCAAAGAACTCACAAAATCAAATTCGGCATTGCTCAAAGGGATCCCAGCTTGCCGGCGGTGGGGAAATCAGAGCTTGGGACTGGCCCTGGGCTACTCAGGATTAGCAGGAAGCCCTACCCTGATTTCGCAAGAAGTTTTGTGATGCAAACCATCTCAAAGCTCTGGTCCAGATCTTCACCTGAGATgccctcccttttccctttggtccTGTCTTCTACTCCAGGGAGCAAGTTAGATGAGTGGGAGATTGATTAAACTGTGCTGGGAAAACGTCTCGGCCTCACCCACTCCTCCTTCACACCCCCAGGAAGGAGGAGGTGCAcactctgtctgactctttgcgaccccacagactatagcccaccaggctcctctgtccacagggattctccaggcaagaatactggagcggattgtcatctccttctccaggggatcttcctaacccagggatagaacccatgtctcctgcattggcaggcggattctttaccactgaaccacctggggtATAGACAtattccactcttttttttttttctcttttcctttgtgcaCAAGGAAGCAGGCAGCCTTGATTGCCAACATCAGTCATTTGCACCCAAGCCAGGGACCAGCTTCAGGATAAAGGCATCCTGGTGCTGGGAGAGCTGAAATGAAAGAATAGGGGTCCCCCGTGACATCACTGATCCTCCACTGAACCCACTGTTCCCAGAGCCTGTCTTACCATGAGACATCTTGCTAGGTGAAGAAGTACATGTCTTCACCATTTAAACTCCTGAGTTATGTCAGGGAGGGTTTGCGTCACTCACCCAGAAGGTGTCTCTGACTGAACAGTCATGCTGACTGCTCCAGGCTGAAGTCTGAACGCCTAGCCCACTCCTGTACTGActctgctgtgtgatcttggagaaGGGACTCCACCTTTCTGTACCTGTTCACTCCATCTCAAATGTAGGGAAAATTTTTCCTGTCCTTCCTTATTTTGCAAGGTGATTTGAAAACCAGTGCAGGCCCTGGTGggctggtggttaagacttcaccttccactgcagggcttTTGGGTTCAGGGAGCTCATCAGACCACGGATGgtcaatttcaagatgactgtctgAGCTGGCTATGCTGTTTCTGCCTGtagccacctcccacccccccaccgccccctaCTGCCATAAAAGCTCCTGTCCTCTGATCATCAGTGGGGAGGACCGGCCTTTGGACAGGCTTCCACCTGCCCACCCCAGCAgccagcatccaaaataaagcaaactttcctttctaccaacctggcctctttaaTGGCTTTGAGCGGTGAGCAGTTGGACCCCACTTTTGGTTACAGACTCCCCAGCTCAGAGCATCTGAACCACACTCCTATCCTGCTCCTCTCTGTGGTCCTTCCCTAGACCTTCTGACTCGGTCCATTCCCCAGTTCTGTCCTTCTGGTCATCTCGGGGCCACTTCCCCTCTGCTCTCTCCATCGGCTGCTAAGCTCTACATTATCCTAGGCTTCAGCATCTCACCTCTCCTACCTTCTCTCATTTCCTTCCGTCTGGACCACTGGCATCTTCTTCTAACTGGTTTCAACACAGCTAACATCTTCACCTTCAAATGCGTCTGACACAGCGTAGCCTGATTCATCTAAAACATACCTCGGCTCTTGATTCATCTGCCCATGACTTAAGCAACCTAGCCCCTCCCTGATCCCCACATACACCCCATGCTGGCCCATCTGGATTTCTCTGTTAAAACTCTTCCTTTGCCTGGAGGAGGGACCACCCTCCACCGTTACTTCTGAAGCCCAGCCTTTTCTCGTGTTCCCCAAAGATTCtgacccttcccttctccaccctCTGAGATATTTCGCTTGCACCTCTCTCaggaggggctttcctggtggctcagtggtaaagaatccgtctgccaatgcaggagatgtgggttcaatccctgagtggggaagatcccctggaggagggcatggcaacccactccagtattcttgcgtggagaattccatggacagaggaacctggtgggctacagctcatggggtcgcaaaggagtcggacatgacttagcgactaaagaacaaccACCTCTCCTGGGTCATCTATCCCATTCTACCTCACATAACCATAATCCCAGGACAGGGgctctttcctcttcccttctaCATTGTACATTTGAGGCAGAAGATCACACCCTGTTCACGTCTGTGGTCGCCCCTCAGAACTAGCCGAACAGCCGGTTTGATGTAGGTGTTTAATACCCGTGTACAGAATGAATGGATGTGCCTATCGCTTGGGAGATTTTCCAAACGCCAAGTGGGCAATCCATTTCTGGGTCTGTCTCTCTTTCTATTTAATGATGCAAATCAGCTGTAGCCCTAACGAGCCCCACATCGCTGGTGGAGCCAATGACTAACCCTATAACAGACTCGGCGCTGTTTTATGAAAGCACTCTCCAAACAGGTTTATGGCACAGCCAGGCGCACAAGGTCGAGAAGAGATAGCTAGAGAGTTACTGGAAGCGAAGTCGAGACAAGAGGTACTGTGTTCATCTGCACAGTCATGGAGACCCAGGGCACACCGGAACCACCCCCCGTGCCAAACAGCAGCCCTCGGGCTCCGTGTCCTCCACGACCCACCCAAAAGCACCCCATGAGGTCTGGGGGAGCCTGTCCCCAGGTTCACAGGGTCAGGGAGACGAGGCCGGGAGTCTGAAGTCCACGGCAGTGGGtgcaggtggggggcggggggaggcggcCGAGAGGAGAGGAACTGTCGAAAGTGCCACGATTCAGGGCCCGTCTCTTTCTGCCGCGCTCTCTGGCTCCCTCCCGCCCGCCCATcaccctgcctcctgcacaaggAGCTATTGAGAAGGGGCAGAACAAACGCGGCCTTATGCAGCTCCCGAGGAGGCTCTGGGTTTGTCCCAGACAGCTGCCTGTAGCACGCTATGGTTACTCATTACCCGGGCTCCCAGGCAGGAAAAGCAGTGAGCTTAATAGACCCGAACTAACCCTCAGCTCAAACACTCaagctgtaaataaataaataagtcaggTGTACCCAGCCTGGGGGAGGGCGGGAGGGGCGGGCGATGGCCAGGCAAGGGGActcacagaagaggaggaggaggaggaaacgaAACACGAGTCTTGAGAAGGGGAgcgggaggggcagaggagggaaCGCTCCCCTTGGAGGAAGGACAGAGGGGTGTTTGTGCGGCTGGCGCGTCCTTGCCTGCAAAGTGGACTTGGGTCTCAGCTGGCCATTCGCAGAGAAAGAGGACTTTGAGAGGCCAGGCAGGAACGCCCCATTTCTGCAGCGCCCAGGCCCCCGCCCGCCCAGGCGTGGCCTGCTTCTGGAAATGATCACCTGCCGTTCCGTTTGCTGGTAGAGAGAGATGCTGTAAGTTTCACCTGCCTCCTGGCTCCCGCAGCAAATGGTCTGGTACCCAGTCATCACAGCTCCCACTGAACAGGTAGGCAGTATGTGGACAGATGGAGAAGCCAGAGGGATGAGAGGTGGGGCAACGGCTGGCCTAATCGCCAATTTAAAATTATCTGTACTGGTGGTTCCTTTCTGGAGGTGACCTCTGTCCCCTCCCACTGGGGACGCCAGGCAATGTCTAGAGACAGTTTTGATTGTCACAGTGGAGGGTGGAGCTGGTACTGGCATTTAGTGGCAAGAAGCCAGGATTTGTTTAAACACACTCCAACGCCCAAGACAGCCCCCAGGACACAGCTCCAGCCCGGAGGTCACAGAGCTTGGGAAATTC from Cervus canadensis isolate Bull #8, Minnesota chromosome 1, ASM1932006v1, whole genome shotgun sequence includes:
- the LOC122431083 gene encoding uncharacterized protein LOC122431083 isoform X1, translating into MRAFTLQRAAVARRFLPASLLPAGRPPRTTRAPRTCRREAQSASAPCAFPGLAEGFPAGIPGVALVIRSEEKDEQLRPGWVLSERGETGCDRRGRRGAAGEPGPANPRAISAGTAGALGLGWKWGRGLRTLYRGLLGASRPGLMTHDLVSIRGLVRSTQQSGRFLGGQMSPSMVWRGEDPWPRAGGASPYTLSFLCGPSLGAALGLRCLAGLCLAVGTGLLPSRGFPCRRAPAWASLLLSLWDLPRPGIEPTSPALAGRF
- the LOC122431083 gene encoding uncharacterized protein LOC122431083 isoform X4; the protein is MRAFTLQRAAVARRFLPASLLPAGRPPRTTRAPRTCRREAQSASAPCAFPGLAEGFPAGIPGVALVIRSEEKDEQLRPGWVLSERGETGCDRRGRRGAAGEPGPANPRAISAGTAGALGLGWKWGRGLRTLYRGLLGASRPGLMTHDLVSIRGLVRSTQQSGRFLGGLQGRTGGELFLSPSAPTRNLSVTMKTPRSYDGTFS
- the LOC122431083 gene encoding uncharacterized protein LOC122431083 isoform X2; this translates as MRAFTLQRAAVARRFLPASLLPAGRPPRTTRAPRTCRREAQSASAPCAFPGLAEGFPAGIPGVALVIRSEEKDEQLRPGWVLSERGETGCDRRGRRGAAGEPGPANPRAISAGTAGALGLGWKWGRGLRTLYRGLLGASRPGLMTHDLVSIRGLVRSTQQSGRFLGGCPGSSLPCGALSGCGDGAAPIAGLPLSPSSCLGFLAPQLVGSSPTRD
- the LOC122431083 gene encoding uncharacterized protein LOC122431083 isoform X3, with translation MRAFTLQRAAVARRFLPASLLPAGRPPRTTRAPRTCRREAQSASAPCAFPGLAEGFPAGIPGVALVIRSEEKDEQLRPGWVLSERGETGCDRRGRRGAAGEPGPANPRAISAGTAGALGLGWKWGRGLRTLYRGLLGASRPGLMTHDLVSIRGLVRSTQQSGRFLGGQMSPSMVWRGEDPWPRAGGASPYTLSFLCGPSLGVKSEACG